A genome region from Methanobacterium aggregans includes the following:
- the mvk gene encoding mevalonate kinase, with amino-acid sequence MQVTASAPGKIILFGEHAVVYGKPAIAVAVDRRAYVTVQNREDEKIYVEVPDLEVSGYLNLEENEVKLETGEKTTKGILIYMLKSIEKIHAECGMHIHVDLNVPIGAGLGSSAAITVATIAAVSKFNGKNLSLEETARTAHEVELEVQGAASPIDTTLSTYGGIIYLSKNADALTPLEVDMELPLVVGYTSKRGNTGELVESVRKRRENYPDALNLILDSVESLTNNAKEAILQKDEKRVGELMNINHGLLDAMGVNTDELSRMVYAARKAGAIGSKITGAGGGGSIIAYCPGKTEEVIKEINTFEKAFNAKISGEGVKIHSEDSGTL; translated from the coding sequence ATGCAGGTTACAGCGTCGGCACCAGGAAAGATCATTCTCTTTGGTGAACACGCCGTAGTCTACGGAAAACCTGCCATCGCAGTTGCAGTTGACAGAAGAGCATACGTAACTGTTCAAAACCGCGAAGACGAAAAAATATATGTAGAAGTACCGGATCTTGAGGTGTCCGGATATTTAAACCTTGAAGAAAATGAAGTAAAACTTGAAACTGGAGAAAAAACAACAAAAGGCATTTTAATCTACATGTTAAAATCCATTGAAAAGATCCATGCAGAATGTGGAATGCATATTCATGTGGACCTCAACGTACCAATAGGTGCCGGTTTAGGTTCATCAGCAGCCATAACAGTTGCAACCATTGCAGCAGTTTCAAAGTTCAACGGTAAAAACCTTTCACTGGAAGAAACAGCCAGAACAGCCCATGAAGTCGAACTTGAAGTTCAGGGGGCAGCAAGTCCTATAGACACAACCTTGAGTACCTACGGCGGTATAATATACCTATCTAAGAATGCAGATGCACTCACACCACTTGAAGTGGATATGGAACTGCCACTGGTTGTTGGATACACCTCCAAAAGGGGTAACACTGGAGAACTGGTTGAATCTGTTCGAAAAAGAAGAGAAAACTATCCTGATGCTTTGAATCTTATACTGGATTCTGTTGAATCTCTTACAAATAATGCAAAGGAAGCCATTCTTCAAAAGGATGAAAAAAGGGTTGGTGAACTTATGAACATCAACCACGGGCTTCTGGATGCCATGGGAGTGAACACAGACGAACTATCGAGAATGGTCTACGCTGCAAGAAAAGCAGGAGCCATAGGTTCAAAGATAACAGGGGCTGGCGGTGGAGGTAGTATAATAGCCTACTGCCCAGGAAAAACTGAAGAAGTGATTAAAGAGATTAACACCTTTGAAAAAGCCTTCAATGCAAAAATATCTGGAGAAGGAGTTAAAATTCACTCTGAAGATTCAGGTACGTTGTAA
- a CDS encoding isopentenyl phosphate kinase, translating to MIILKLGGSVITRKDSATPALDNENLNRIAKEISESSKNAKYGELIVVHGAGSFGHPYAKKYDIGSSIPDEEEFQRKRKGFCITQEAVKNLNSAVCQHLRQYGIPAVSVQPSSFVRTKNKRICHADLDLIKKYLDSGFVPVLYGDVVLDDDEAIKMAVLSGDQIINYLGKNLKPDRVILGSDVNGIYRKDPKKYSNEEPVKIVTSHEDLESTEGTQTVDVTGGMGGKLTELLQLAEIGVESEILNAGSPNLIKRALMGERGIGTRIKL from the coding sequence TTGATAATCTTAAAACTTGGTGGAAGTGTTATAACCAGAAAGGATTCGGCGACGCCTGCTCTGGACAATGAAAATCTTAACAGAATTGCAAAGGAAATATCAGAATCATCAAAAAATGCAAAGTACGGTGAACTGATTGTTGTGCACGGTGCAGGTTCCTTCGGACACCCCTATGCCAAAAAGTATGATATAGGCAGCAGTATTCCTGATGAAGAAGAATTTCAGAGGAAGAGAAAAGGATTCTGCATAACCCAGGAAGCTGTGAAAAACCTGAACAGTGCAGTGTGCCAACACCTGCGGCAATATGGAATTCCCGCAGTATCGGTGCAGCCATCATCATTTGTAAGAACAAAAAATAAGAGAATATGTCACGCTGATTTAGATTTAATCAAAAAATATCTTGATTCCGGATTCGTACCTGTACTCTACGGAGACGTGGTCCTGGATGATGATGAAGCCATTAAAATGGCGGTACTATCAGGAGACCAAATAATAAACTATCTTGGAAAAAATTTAAAACCAGATAGAGTTATCCTGGGCTCTGATGTTAACGGAATTTACAGAAAGGATCCCAAGAAGTATTCAAATGAAGAACCCGTTAAAATTGTAACCTCACACGAGGATCTGGAATCAACAGAGGGTACACAAACAGTAGATGTTACAGGGGGGATGGGTGGAAAACTCACAGAACTTCTGCAGCTTGCTGAAATTGGTGTTGAATCTGAAATTCTTAATGCAGGATCACCCAACCTTATAAAAAGGGCACTCATGGGTGAAAGGGGAATTGGGACCCGTATCAAACTTTAA
- the fni gene encoding type 2 isopentenyl-diphosphate Delta-isomerase: protein MISDRKLEHLMLCRNNDVEYRKKTGFEDIELIHKALPEVNKEEIDVKTEFFGKKMDAPIIISAITGGHPASLSINRELAKAAGKLNIGMGVGSQRAAVENPELTPTYTVVREEAPSSFLIGNIGAPQIEYAQKAADMMDADALALHLNPLQEAIQPEGDVDATGYTDSIKEISKTLKLPVIAKETGAGINSQDARTLEKAGVSAVDVAGSGGTSWAAVETYRAKDRYLGNLYWDWGIPTAISTVEVCESIDLPVISSGGIRTGLDAAKAIALGADAVGLALPLLKDAYSGHEAVITRLEKFVEELKVAMFLVGASSLEELRNSDIIIKGSTKEWLQERGFNTKKYARRSVQ, encoded by the coding sequence ATGATTTCAGATAGAAAATTAGAACATCTGATGCTCTGCAGAAACAACGATGTGGAGTATCGGAAAAAAACAGGATTTGAGGATATAGAACTTATCCACAAAGCCCTTCCCGAAGTGAACAAAGAAGAGATAGATGTAAAAACAGAATTCTTCGGGAAAAAAATGGATGCACCCATAATAATATCTGCAATAACAGGCGGACATCCAGCATCCCTCTCAATTAACAGAGAACTTGCAAAGGCAGCAGGCAAACTCAACATAGGAATGGGAGTTGGAAGCCAGCGTGCAGCAGTTGAAAACCCTGAACTTACACCCACATACACAGTAGTGAGGGAGGAAGCACCATCATCATTCTTAATAGGAAATATAGGTGCTCCACAGATAGAATATGCCCAAAAAGCAGCAGATATGATGGATGCAGATGCACTTGCACTTCACCTTAACCCCCTCCAGGAAGCAATACAGCCAGAAGGAGATGTTGATGCAACAGGATACACAGACTCAATCAAAGAAATATCAAAAACCCTGAAGCTACCTGTAATTGCAAAGGAAACAGGTGCAGGTATAAACAGTCAGGATGCACGTACACTGGAAAAGGCAGGTGTAAGTGCAGTGGATGTTGCAGGATCCGGCGGTACAAGCTGGGCTGCAGTTGAAACCTACCGTGCAAAGGACAGATACCTCGGAAACCTTTACTGGGACTGGGGAATACCAACAGCCATAAGCACAGTGGAAGTATGTGAATCAATAGATTTACCTGTTATCTCATCTGGAGGTATAAGAACAGGATTGGATGCAGCAAAAGCAATTGCACTCGGTGCAGATGCTGTTGGACTGGCACTACCCTTACTTAAAGATGCATACTCAGGTCATGAGGCAGTTATCACAAGACTTGAAAAATTCGTGGAAGAACTCAAGGTTGCAATGTTCCTGGTGGGAGCATCCAGCCTGGAGGAACTCCGAAATTCAGATATCATAATCAAAGGAAGTACAAAGGAATGGCTCCAAGAAAGGGGTTTTAACACTAAAAAATACGCAAGGAGATCAGTACAATGA
- a CDS encoding RNase J family beta-CASP ribonuclease produces the protein MSVEVIAIGGYEEVGKNMTAVKIGDDVVIFDMGIHLDRIHIHEDTDIARMHSLDLIERGVIPDDTLMKEVDGKVRAIVFTHGHLDHIGAVAKLAHRYEAPIIATPYTLGLIERTIKQEKKFTVTNQLQVLNAGEKCQISPDITLEFVGTTHSIPQTVTAALHTSEGIIVYANDFKFDNHQVLSPPPDYKRFRELGRKGVLALIVDTTNACVKEESKTHSEKIARILLKDVLEKPLRQKEGIIVTTFSSHIERIQAICKIANESKRKILLLGRSMERYCSMAEKLGILDLPKSASVYGSPKAVNRALARADENREKYLMVTTGHQGEPDALLPRIANGKTQFTVKPGDNVIFSSSVIPNPMNMANRNLLERRLKSSGARIFTNIHVSGHAGPEDQRDFLRMLNPTHILPSHGTLSMLSAYTELAEEEGYKLGKDIHILRNGQAQVFNGGA, from the coding sequence ATGAGCGTTGAAGTAATAGCAATAGGAGGATACGAGGAAGTTGGAAAGAACATGACAGCAGTTAAGATCGGCGACGATGTTGTAATATTTGACATGGGAATCCACCTCGACAGAATACACATACATGAAGATACAGACATAGCAAGAATGCACAGCCTGGATCTCATTGAAAGGGGAGTGATCCCTGATGACACATTAATGAAGGAAGTTGATGGTAAGGTAAGGGCCATAGTATTCACCCATGGCCACCTTGACCATATAGGGGCAGTTGCAAAGCTTGCACACAGATACGAGGCACCAATAATTGCAACACCCTACACACTGGGACTCATAGAGAGAACCATCAAACAGGAGAAGAAGTTCACAGTCACCAACCAGCTCCAAGTCTTAAATGCAGGTGAAAAATGTCAGATATCCCCAGATATAACCCTTGAATTTGTTGGAACAACCCACAGTATACCTCAGACAGTTACTGCAGCACTACACACATCAGAGGGAATAATAGTCTATGCAAACGACTTCAAATTCGACAACCATCAGGTTCTATCACCACCACCGGATTACAAACGTTTCAGAGAACTTGGACGTAAAGGAGTTCTTGCACTAATCGTGGACACAACCAATGCCTGTGTGAAGGAGGAATCCAAAACACACTCTGAGAAGATAGCAAGAATCCTCCTCAAGGATGTACTGGAAAAACCACTCCGCCAGAAGGAGGGAATAATAGTTACAACCTTCTCCTCACACATAGAAAGGATCCAGGCCATATGTAAAATTGCCAATGAGAGCAAACGTAAAATACTGCTTCTTGGAAGATCCATGGAGCGTTACTGTTCAATGGCAGAGAAATTAGGAATACTGGACCTTCCCAAGTCAGCAAGTGTGTACGGAAGTCCTAAGGCAGTTAACAGGGCCCTTGCAAGGGCTGATGAAAACAGGGAGAAGTACCTCATGGTTACAACAGGACATCAGGGAGAACCTGATGCATTACTACCACGTATTGCCAACGGCAAAACCCAGTTCACAGTTAAACCTGGTGATAACGTGATATTCTCATCATCAGTCATACCAAACCCAATGAACATGGCCAACCGTAACCTTCTGGAGCGAAGACTTAAATCCAGTGGTGCCAGAATATTTACCAACATACATGTTTCAGGCCATGCAGGACCTGAAGATCAGCGTGACTTTTTAAGGATGTTGAACCCAACTCATATCCTTCCATCACATGGAACACTTAGCATGCTTTCAGCATACACTGAACTTGCTGAGGAGGAAGGTTACAAACTTGGAAAAGACATACATATACTGAGAAATGGACAGGCACAAGTTTTCAATGGGGGAGCTTAA
- the idsA gene encoding short chain isoprenyl diphosphate synthase IdsA, translating to MEVIKILKRYSAIVDEELDRVLGTVEPEKLQESSEHLIKAGGKKLRPALVMLSCEAVGGKREDAVKTAAAVELIHTFSLIHDDIMDKDEMRRGKPSVHMIWGEPMAILAGDTLFSKAFEAVLETGTAHIPSENVISALKTVVGSCIDICEGQAFDMCFEGDFEVSEEAYMKMIYKKTAALIAAATKSGALVGGGSPEQVKALAEYGKLIGLAFQIQDDYLDVVSEEEDLGKPVGSDIVEGKMTLMVVRALSSASSEDKKEIISILNAKCDTNVERAIELFEKYGSIKYTYDVAHDNVERAKKLLDVVEDSPAKEALLLLADFVLQRNH from the coding sequence ATGGAAGTAATTAAAATTCTAAAACGTTATTCAGCAATTGTAGATGAAGAACTAGACAGGGTACTTGGAACAGTTGAACCTGAAAAACTCCAAGAATCATCAGAACACCTCATCAAAGCAGGCGGAAAAAAACTCCGCCCTGCCCTTGTAATGCTAAGCTGTGAAGCAGTTGGAGGAAAAAGAGAGGATGCAGTTAAAACAGCAGCAGCAGTGGAACTGATACACACATTTTCACTCATCCACGATGACATCATGGACAAGGATGAAATGAGAAGGGGAAAACCCTCAGTGCACATGATCTGGGGAGAACCAATGGCAATACTTGCAGGAGACACCCTCTTTTCCAAGGCATTTGAAGCAGTTCTTGAAACAGGAACAGCCCACATACCATCTGAAAATGTAATATCCGCACTTAAAACAGTTGTAGGATCCTGTATAGATATCTGTGAAGGACAGGCATTTGACATGTGCTTTGAAGGAGACTTTGAAGTCAGCGAAGAAGCCTATATGAAGATGATCTACAAGAAAACAGCAGCACTAATAGCTGCAGCCACCAAATCCGGTGCACTGGTTGGTGGAGGAAGTCCAGAACAGGTGAAAGCTCTTGCAGAATATGGGAAACTCATAGGATTGGCATTCCAGATACAGGACGATTATCTGGATGTTGTGAGTGAAGAGGAAGACCTTGGAAAACCAGTTGGAAGCGACATAGTCGAGGGTAAAATGACCCTCATGGTTGTCAGGGCACTTTCAAGTGCATCAAGTGAGGATAAAAAGGAAATAATATCCATACTGAATGCCAAATGTGATACAAACGTTGAAAGGGCAATTGAACTCTTTGAAAAGTACGGTTCAATTAAATACACCTACGATGTGGCCCATGACAATGTTGAAAGGGCAAAAAAGCTCCTGGATGTTGTTGAAGATTCACCTGCAAAGGAAGCATTACTACTCCTTGCAGACTTCGTGCTCCAGAGAAACCATTAA
- a CDS encoding glutamate--tRNA ligase, translating to MSENVEEIVYRDALENAVKHKGKAQPGAVIGSVMSTHAELRSEAKTVASAAGKIVSKVNAMDPETQKAELEKLGGLKEKKKRVEEKGLADLEDVEGEVVLRFAPNPSGPLHIGHARAAILNNEYLKRYGGKLIFRIEDTDPRRVEPSAYQMIEEDLEWLGFNWNEKVIQSDRMETYYQYAEELIKLGQAYMCTCNGGDFKKLKDESKACPCRESTVEENLKLWRELFTMEEGEAVLRVKTDIKHKNPAIRDWVAMRVVEHEHPRTGTKYRVYPMMNFSVTVDDHLGGVTHVLRGKDHLANSEKQSYLYNHFGWKIPVFIHYGRLKMEDVALSTSKAKAGIEEKIYSGWDDPRLGTIRAIARRGIKREALDELMVEIGAKMADATVSWKKVYGLNRQILEDSSDRYFFVKNPVKVDIINLPEEEQGTIKRPLHPNFPERGNRELPFNGKVYLTMEDVNKAGKGGILRLMDAVNLEFKYDTCNCGNRKAAYHSAGLEEARSAGASIVQWVPSREAINTEVVMPDATSVSGFIEPAASNLKVDDVVQLERFGFARVDKALNHKIKFYFAHK from the coding sequence ATGAGTGAAAACGTTGAGGAAATCGTGTACAGAGATGCACTGGAAAATGCAGTTAAACATAAAGGTAAAGCACAGCCTGGTGCAGTAATAGGTTCAGTTATGAGCACCCATGCAGAACTTCGAAGTGAAGCCAAAACTGTGGCTTCAGCAGCAGGTAAAATAGTTTCAAAGGTAAATGCAATGGACCCTGAAACCCAGAAGGCAGAACTTGAAAAACTTGGAGGCCTGAAGGAGAAGAAAAAACGGGTTGAGGAGAAGGGACTTGCAGACCTTGAGGATGTTGAAGGGGAAGTTGTGCTCAGATTCGCACCAAATCCATCAGGCCCCCTACACATAGGACATGCAAGGGCAGCCATCCTGAACAATGAATACCTTAAACGATACGGAGGCAAGCTAATCTTCAGGATCGAGGACACAGACCCTCGAAGGGTTGAACCTTCCGCCTACCAGATGATAGAGGAGGACCTTGAATGGCTGGGCTTCAACTGGAACGAGAAAGTGATTCAGAGCGACCGCATGGAAACCTACTACCAGTACGCAGAGGAACTCATAAAACTCGGCCAGGCCTACATGTGCACCTGCAACGGTGGAGACTTCAAAAAACTCAAGGATGAATCCAAGGCCTGCCCATGCCGCGAAAGCACAGTTGAAGAGAACCTAAAACTCTGGAGGGAACTCTTCACCATGGAAGAGGGAGAAGCAGTGCTCCGTGTCAAAACAGACATAAAACACAAAAACCCTGCAATCCGTGACTGGGTTGCAATGAGGGTGGTTGAACACGAACACCCACGTACAGGTACGAAGTACAGGGTATATCCAATGATGAACTTCTCGGTGACAGTGGACGACCACCTCGGCGGTGTGACCCATGTGCTGCGTGGAAAGGACCACCTTGCAAACAGTGAAAAACAGAGCTACCTCTACAACCACTTCGGATGGAAGATACCAGTCTTCATACACTACGGAAGACTTAAAATGGAGGACGTAGCCCTGAGCACATCCAAGGCAAAGGCAGGAATTGAGGAAAAAATTTACAGTGGCTGGGACGACCCACGCCTCGGTACCATAAGAGCAATAGCAAGACGTGGAATAAAAAGGGAAGCCCTTGACGAATTAATGGTTGAAATTGGTGCTAAAATGGCAGATGCAACTGTGAGCTGGAAGAAGGTATACGGACTCAACCGCCAGATACTTGAGGATTCCTCAGACAGGTACTTCTTCGTTAAAAACCCTGTGAAGGTTGATATAATAAACCTCCCAGAAGAGGAACAGGGCACAATAAAAAGACCACTCCACCCGAACTTCCCAGAGCGTGGAAACCGCGAACTGCCCTTCAACGGCAAGGTTTACCTCACAATGGAAGATGTGAACAAAGCTGGTAAGGGTGGGATTTTAAGACTCATGGATGCAGTGAATCTGGAATTCAAATACGACACCTGCAACTGTGGCAACAGGAAGGCAGCCTACCACAGCGCAGGCCTTGAAGAGGCCAGAAGTGCAGGTGCCAGCATTGTTCAGTGGGTACCTTCAAGGGAGGCCATCAATACGGAGGTTGTGATGCCAGATGCAACCAGTGTATCAGGATTCATAGAACCTGCAGCCTCCAACCTGAAGGTTGATGATGTGGTGCAGCTTGAAAGGTTTGGATTTGCAAGGGTTGACAAGGCCCTCAATCATAAGATAAAATTCTACTTCGCACATAAATGA
- a CDS encoding ATP-binding protein: MPKLIISGRGGSGKSTLVTLMAHMINMQGKKVLVVDSDESNLGLGAMLGLEPAEKTLMDYLGGRPAVMEKLMAIIREGKDEKVELLPENSLEDLPSDFVRWNENKGFMQIGKIEHSHEGCACPMGVVARDFLNKLHVNGEEWVLVDTEAGVEHFGRGVVEGVDCVLMAVDPSNDAVLLSEKTAELTGEAGKTFGVVLNKVDDETKIILEGVLSKKNIPIQGFIPYSRTMARENLKGNMLDIKMVEGEIDGILNRVESQYQTK, translated from the coding sequence ATGCCCAAATTGATTATCAGTGGCCGCGGCGGTAGTGGAAAAAGCACCCTTGTCACGCTCATGGCCCATATGATTAATATGCAGGGAAAAAAGGTTCTGGTTGTGGATTCAGATGAATCCAACCTTGGCCTGGGTGCCATGCTGGGACTTGAACCTGCGGAAAAAACCCTTATGGATTATTTAGGTGGTAGACCTGCTGTGATGGAGAAGCTCATGGCCATTATCAGGGAAGGTAAAGATGAGAAGGTGGAACTCTTACCAGAGAATAGTTTAGAGGATCTTCCATCTGATTTTGTTCGTTGGAATGAAAACAAAGGTTTCATGCAGATTGGAAAAATAGAGCATTCCCATGAGGGATGTGCATGTCCCATGGGGGTAGTTGCACGGGATTTCCTGAATAAACTCCATGTAAATGGGGAAGAGTGGGTTTTGGTGGACACAGAAGCTGGAGTAGAACATTTCGGCCGTGGAGTAGTTGAAGGTGTAGACTGCGTGCTTATGGCGGTTGATCCATCCAACGATGCTGTTTTACTAAGTGAAAAGACAGCAGAGTTAACTGGAGAAGCCGGCAAAACTTTTGGAGTTGTTCTGAATAAGGTTGATGATGAAACGAAGATCATCCTGGAAGGTGTCCTGTCAAAGAAAAATATCCCAATTCAGGGATTCATACCCTACTCAAGGACAATGGCCCGGGAAAATCTTAAGGGAAACATGCTGGATATCAAAATGGTTGAAGGGGAGATAGATGGAATACTAAACAGAGTGGAATCCCAATACCAAACCAAATAA
- a CDS encoding flavin reductase family protein: MQLKNFKRESIIPLPVTFISTVSEDGVGNVAPYSCLMPILRPFDLICVATAGVMRDTFNNIKSQEEFVVNLPGVDMMDKVIPTAKFVPPEVSEFELAELVEKPSKTIKTPGVDGCYAWMECKLHKIVAEEYDNFPYALVLAKVVHLEVRDDIYNAENGSWDVEKANPLMMTESNEGMHFCTVKDMDFFEPYGAMFPNGKDPLAGMYK, translated from the coding sequence ATGCAGTTAAAAAATTTCAAACGAGAATCCATAATTCCACTGCCTGTGACCTTCATATCAACGGTCAGTGAAGATGGAGTGGGAAATGTGGCACCATACTCCTGTTTGATGCCAATTCTTAGACCCTTCGACCTTATATGTGTTGCAACGGCAGGAGTTATGAGGGACACCTTCAACAACATAAAATCTCAGGAAGAGTTCGTTGTGAACCTGCCCGGAGTGGATATGATGGACAAGGTCATACCCACAGCGAAGTTCGTACCTCCTGAGGTGAGTGAATTTGAACTGGCGGAACTTGTGGAAAAACCATCTAAGACCATTAAAACTCCAGGTGTGGATGGATGTTACGCCTGGATGGAATGCAAACTCCACAAAATCGTGGCTGAAGAGTATGATAACTTCCCCTACGCCCTGGTTCTGGCCAAGGTTGTGCATCTTGAGGTCAGAGATGATATTTACAATGCAGAAAATGGTTCCTGGGATGTTGAAAAGGCAAACCCCCTGATGATGACTGAGTCCAATGAGGGGATGCATTTCTGCACAGTTAAGGACATGGATTTCTTCGAACCCTACGGTGCAATGTTCCCCAATGGAAAGGATCCCCTTGCAGGGATGTACAAATAG
- a CDS encoding LL-diaminopimelate aminotransferase, with protein MAVKINENYMLIKSNYLFAEIARRVDKFQEENPEADLIKMGIGDVTIPLPKAVVREFKRAVDEMGEKETFMGYGPEQGYSFLIKEIIEKDYAPLGINLAEDEVFISDGAKCDTGNIQEIFGLENTIAVTDPVYPVYVESNVMAGRSGAMDEDGKYDGMVYIPCTAENKFTPELPETPVDLIYLCYPNNPTGTTLTKDELQKWVDYARENQSIILFDAAYEAYITEDNIPHSIYEIEGAREVAIEFRSFSKNAGFTGTRCAFTVVPKEVKAYDSEGEAHSVNPLWNRRQTTKFNGVSYPVQVAAKAVYSEEGQAEIKKSIAYYMQNAEIIRESLKEMGLSIYGGVNSPYIWVKTPEGMTSWEFFDLLLHDANVVGTPGVGFGPSGEGYFRITAFNTLENTKEAMERISKLEI; from the coding sequence ATGGCAGTAAAAATCAATGAAAACTACATGTTGATCAAAAGCAACTACCTCTTCGCTGAAATAGCAAGGAGAGTTGACAAGTTCCAGGAAGAAAACCCTGAAGCAGACCTTATAAAAATGGGAATAGGAGACGTCACCATACCCCTACCAAAGGCAGTTGTACGTGAATTTAAACGTGCAGTTGATGAGATGGGTGAAAAGGAAACCTTCATGGGCTACGGTCCAGAACAGGGATATTCATTCCTTATAAAGGAGATCATAGAAAAGGACTACGCACCCCTAGGAATAAACCTGGCTGAAGATGAGGTTTTCATAAGCGACGGAGCCAAATGTGACACAGGAAACATCCAGGAAATATTCGGCCTTGAAAACACCATAGCAGTAACAGACCCAGTTTACCCAGTATATGTTGAGAGCAACGTAATGGCCGGAAGAAGCGGAGCCATGGATGAAGATGGTAAGTACGATGGAATGGTCTACATACCATGCACAGCAGAGAACAAATTCACACCGGAACTTCCAGAAACACCTGTGGATCTGATCTACCTATGCTACCCAAACAACCCAACTGGTACAACCTTGACCAAGGACGAACTCCAGAAATGGGTGGATTATGCACGGGAAAACCAGTCAATCATACTCTTCGATGCAGCCTACGAAGCCTACATAACTGAGGACAACATACCCCACAGTATATATGAAATTGAAGGTGCAAGGGAAGTTGCAATAGAGTTCAGAAGCTTCTCCAAGAACGCAGGATTTACTGGTACAAGATGTGCATTTACAGTTGTTCCAAAAGAAGTTAAAGCCTACGACTCCGAGGGAGAGGCACATTCGGTAAACCCCCTCTGGAACAGGCGCCAGACAACCAAGTTCAACGGTGTGTCATACCCTGTTCAGGTTGCAGCTAAAGCAGTTTATTCAGAGGAGGGCCAGGCAGAGATCAAGAAATCAATAGCCTACTACATGCAGAATGCAGAGATAATCAGGGAAAGCCTTAAAGAAATGGGTTTAAGTATTTACGGTGGAGTTAACTCACCCTACATATGGGTGAAAACACCTGAGGGAATGACCTCCTGGGAATTCTTCGACCTTCTCCTCCACGATGCCAACGTTGTTGGAACACCTGGAGTGGGCTTCGGACCAAGCGGTGAAGGATACTTCAGAATAACAGCCTTCAACACCCTTGAAAACACCAAGGAAGCAATGGAAAGGATTTCGAAGCTGGAGATTTAG